One stretch of Streptomyces sp. R21 DNA includes these proteins:
- a CDS encoding tetratricopeptide repeat protein has translation MAELDRLLPHLTPDRGDTTSLPILIFAVTGMGGIGKTALAVEAAHRARGWFPGGTLFVDLRGYDDDPVTADQAVLALLDALGVRSQDLPPTEERRYDVYREVLAGRRDRMLLILDNASDPSQYLPLLPGTDHHRVLITSRDRPDTLPIRLIDLATLEPADSAALVTRALHDSDERDERPEREPDALRELTDRCGHLPLALQIAAALLRRRRHRSIASLVAEIEQAGDPTLVLDNGRQSTDQYGRSLVLRPVLEVSYRRLSPEQARLLRLLALAPGADTGTEAVAALANLDPDTAVGLLEDLAAVGLLSATMVTTVARWRLHDLVRAFGAGLVASDAALREEGEAARERLLGFYCDRAQEADAHIRRHLNGDARPAHFATLVDALTWLDQERVGLTAVVPWASAGRTPSLAVRLALHLMDYSLNWRRYFDDWIIISGAAHEAAGRLGDRVAEAKILNSLGFALRERKRVPDGLDAHIRARELYETTDDPHGVASAWHNIGQARRNLGQTSQAAEALSLARDLHQASGYVVGEASALISLGVLWQETGELAEAIEACTRARDLFHADGDLAGEALAWSNLGWALHKASRTREGISASTTGHRMFREIGDWTDAAWASLDLARMHQALDDPAEARSRYLQAADAYTRANLPAKAAEAQSAADALT, from the coding sequence GTGGCGGAGCTGGACCGGCTGTTGCCGCACCTGACGCCGGACAGGGGCGATACGACATCGCTTCCGATTCTCATCTTCGCGGTCACCGGCATGGGCGGGATCGGCAAGACCGCGCTGGCGGTGGAGGCGGCGCATCGGGCGCGGGGCTGGTTCCCCGGTGGGACGCTCTTCGTGGACCTGCGCGGCTACGACGACGACCCGGTGACGGCTGATCAGGCGGTGCTGGCCCTGCTGGATGCGCTCGGCGTACGGAGCCAGGATCTGCCGCCGACGGAGGAGCGCCGGTACGACGTGTACCGCGAGGTCCTCGCCGGGCGGCGGGACCGGATGCTGCTGATCCTGGACAACGCGTCGGACCCGTCCCAGTACCTGCCGCTGCTGCCCGGCACGGATCACCACCGGGTCCTCATCACCTCCCGGGACCGTCCTGACACCCTGCCCATACGCCTCATCGACCTCGCGACCCTCGAACCGGCCGACTCCGCCGCCCTGGTGACGCGCGCCCTGCACGACTCCGACGAACGCGACGAACGCCCGGAGCGCGAACCCGACGCGCTCCGCGAACTGACCGACCGCTGCGGCCACTTGCCGTTGGCCCTCCAGATCGCCGCCGCACTGCTCCGACGGCGTCGGCATCGCAGCATCGCCTCCCTGGTCGCCGAGATCGAGCAGGCCGGGGACCCGACACTCGTCCTCGACAACGGCAGACAGAGCACGGACCAGTACGGCCGGTCACTCGTCCTGCGACCGGTCCTGGAGGTGTCGTACCGCCGCCTCTCCCCCGAGCAGGCCCGACTGCTGCGCCTGCTCGCGCTGGCTCCCGGTGCCGACACCGGCACCGAGGCGGTGGCGGCTCTGGCCAACCTGGATCCCGATACGGCGGTGGGTCTCCTGGAGGACCTGGCCGCCGTTGGTCTGCTGTCGGCCACGATGGTGACGACGGTTGCCCGGTGGCGACTGCACGACCTGGTGCGCGCGTTCGGCGCGGGTCTGGTGGCGTCGGACGCGGCCCTCCGGGAGGAGGGGGAAGCCGCGCGTGAAAGGCTGTTGGGGTTCTACTGCGACCGCGCGCAGGAGGCGGACGCCCACATCCGCAGGCACCTGAACGGTGACGCCCGTCCCGCGCACTTCGCGACGCTCGTGGATGCGCTGACCTGGCTGGACCAGGAACGGGTCGGCCTGACAGCCGTGGTTCCGTGGGCGAGCGCCGGACGCACTCCGTCGTTGGCCGTCCGTCTGGCATTGCACTTGATGGACTACAGCCTGAACTGGCGTCGTTATTTCGACGACTGGATCATCATCAGCGGTGCCGCCCATGAGGCCGCGGGCCGGCTCGGTGACCGTGTCGCCGAGGCCAAGATCTTGAACAGTCTCGGCTTTGCTCTGCGGGAGCGGAAGCGGGTGCCGGACGGTCTGGACGCACACATCCGCGCTCGCGAGCTTTACGAGACGACCGACGATCCCCACGGTGTAGCGAGCGCCTGGCACAACATCGGACAGGCGCGGAGGAATCTCGGCCAGACGTCGCAGGCCGCGGAGGCATTGTCCCTCGCACGCGACCTGCACCAGGCATCCGGGTACGTCGTAGGTGAGGCTTCGGCATTGATAAGCCTCGGTGTCCTGTGGCAGGAGACAGGCGAGCTGGCCGAGGCCATCGAGGCGTGCACCCGGGCACGCGATCTATTTCATGCCGACGGTGACCTAGCCGGCGAGGCTCTTGCATGGTCCAACCTCGGCTGGGCCCTGCACAAGGCGTCTCGGACGCGGGAAGGGATCAGCGCGAGTACCACGGGTCACCGCATGTTCCGGGAGATAGGTGACTGGACCGATGCCGCATGGGCCTCGCTCGATCTCGCCCGCATGCATCAAGCCCTCGACGACCCAGCCGAAGCCAGGAGTCGGTACCTTCAGGCCGCCGACGCCTACACCCGTGCCAACCTTCCCGCCAAAGCCGCCGAAGCCCAATCCGCCGCGGACGCGTTGACCTGA
- a CDS encoding ABC transporter substrate-binding protein: MSTPQPPQPPQPPPGAERTDGSAVRIGALVPLTRPGWVEAGQHLLAGLELAVRDVNDGGGIAGRPLELVVRDTAADPQRAAAAVDELARLGVAALAGEYHSVVARAAAARADALGLPFLCSSAVLDALTQQPTEWVARLSPPQSRGWQVYADFLLGAGHSRIAVAAQPTVYWASGTRILRDHLAPRGGTVIELDMSALTPSALCDELADNRATALLLLVGHPEPAVPIVKAVRHDQRLAEIMIGAPAGQPEFTEWATLLGADSTAIPFLRYLPERLGPLGTRVEKALGERLTEAPSFVAFEGYDTVTVLAGVLRSHGTDRARTAASWPHVTVEGTRGRIQFSRTPGISVWQWAQPPIQVVDRDPAKPDRFRILHIG; the protein is encoded by the coding sequence ATGAGTACGCCACAGCCGCCGCAGCCGCCCCAGCCGCCGCCGGGCGCGGAGCGGACCGACGGATCGGCCGTCCGGATCGGCGCTCTCGTTCCGCTGACTCGGCCTGGCTGGGTCGAGGCAGGCCAACACCTGCTCGCGGGGCTCGAGTTGGCCGTTCGCGACGTCAATGACGGCGGCGGGATCGCCGGAAGACCGCTTGAGCTGGTGGTCCGCGACACCGCCGCTGATCCGCAGAGGGCCGCGGCGGCCGTGGACGAATTGGCTCGCCTCGGCGTGGCCGCCCTGGCCGGGGAGTATCACAGCGTCGTCGCTCGCGCCGCTGCCGCCAGGGCCGACGCTCTCGGCCTGCCGTTCCTCTGCTCGTCGGCGGTTCTCGACGCGCTCACGCAACAGCCGACGGAATGGGTCGCGCGCCTCTCCCCGCCGCAGTCCCGCGGCTGGCAGGTCTACGCGGACTTCCTTCTCGGCGCGGGCCACAGCCGCATCGCCGTAGCAGCCCAGCCGACTGTCTACTGGGCATCCGGAACCCGCATTCTGCGGGACCACCTCGCTCCGCGCGGCGGCACCGTCATCGAACTCGACATGAGCGCGCTCACCCCCTCGGCCCTCTGCGACGAACTCGCCGACAACCGCGCGACAGCCCTCCTGCTTCTGGTCGGCCACCCGGAACCGGCCGTGCCGATCGTCAAGGCCGTCCGCCACGACCAGCGCCTCGCCGAGATCATGATCGGTGCTCCGGCCGGGCAACCGGAGTTCACCGAATGGGCGACACTGCTGGGCGCCGACAGCACCGCGATCCCGTTCCTGCGCTACCTGCCCGAGCGCCTCGGCCCACTCGGCACACGAGTCGAGAAGGCCCTCGGTGAGCGGCTGACCGAAGCGCCCTCCTTCGTCGCCTTCGAGGGCTACGACACGGTCACCGTCCTCGCCGGCGTACTGCGTTCCCACGGCACGGACCGGGCCCGCACCGCCGCATCCTGGCCGCACGTCACCGTCGAAGGCACCCGCGGGCGGATCCAGTTCTCCCGCACGCCAGGCATCAGCGTGTGGCAATGGGCTCAGCCGCCCATCCAGGTCGTCGACCGGGACCCGGCAAAACCCGATCGCTTCCGGATCCTCCATATCGGCTGA
- a CDS encoding LysR family transcriptional regulator, with translation MQFHQLQYFVAVAETRHFTRAADVVHVAQPSLSQQIKALERELGADLFLRARGNITLTDAGEALLPLARRILADADTARHEVQELAQLRSGRVRLGATPSLCTGLLPDVLRAFHDRYPGIRLLIEEGGSHDLVRELARGALDLALVVLPLPTPSPALTTVELLREDLVVVSSPDAPAPGRGRRSVRISDLEGARLVMFRHGYDLRELTVAACRAEGFEPDFAVEGGEMDAVLGFVRAGLGVAVVPRMVATRSGRGLRVTPLAAPGLYRTIALAHRSDVAPPRAARELQRMLLEG, from the coding sequence GTGCAGTTCCACCAGCTCCAGTACTTCGTGGCCGTCGCCGAGACCCGGCACTTCACCCGGGCCGCCGATGTGGTCCATGTCGCGCAGCCGTCGCTCTCGCAGCAGATCAAGGCGCTGGAGCGGGAGTTGGGGGCGGATCTGTTCCTGCGGGCGCGCGGCAACATCACGCTGACGGACGCGGGCGAGGCGCTGCTGCCGCTGGCCCGGCGCATCCTGGCCGACGCGGACACGGCCCGTCACGAGGTGCAGGAGCTGGCCCAGCTGCGCAGCGGCCGGGTGCGGCTCGGCGCCACCCCGAGCCTGTGCACGGGCCTGCTCCCGGACGTCCTGCGCGCCTTCCACGACCGCTACCCCGGGATCCGGTTGCTGATCGAGGAGGGGGGCTCGCACGATCTCGTACGGGAGCTCGCGCGCGGCGCCCTCGACCTCGCCCTGGTCGTCCTCCCCCTGCCCACCCCGTCCCCCGCCCTGACCACGGTGGAGCTGCTGCGGGAGGACCTGGTGGTGGTGTCGTCGCCGGACGCGCCCGCGCCGGGCCGGGGGCGGCGCTCCGTGCGGATCTCGGACCTGGAGGGGGCCCGCCTGGTGATGTTCCGGCACGGCTACGACCTGCGCGAACTGACGGTCGCCGCGTGCCGCGCCGAGGGCTTCGAGCCGGACTTCGCGGTCGAGGGCGGCGAGATGGACGCGGTACTGGGCTTCGTCCGCGCGGGCCTGGGCGTGGCCGTCGTGCCGCGCATGGTGGCCACCCGGTCGGGGCGCGGGCTTCGCGTGACACCGCTCGCCGCCCCTGGGCTGTACCGCACGATCGCGCTGGCGCATCGCAGCGATGTGGCGCCGCCGCGGGCGGCGCGGGAGCTGCAGCGGATGCTGCTGGAGGGGTGA
- a CDS encoding nucleosidase produces the protein MSVPQTQSTVLVLTAIPVEYAAMRAHVKKRKELVHRDGIRVETGQLPGSAWQVAMAELGMGAEQAASLTTQLINWLSPEAVLFVGVAGSLKLDVGIGDVVVGTAVYEIHGGKQTPEGFLVRPKSLPSSLKLEQAARSAVRDMPEVQAHFMPIATGDVVLADAESEIAQFLRRNYNDAGAIEMEGSGALQAARLSGQLDALVIRGISDRADARKHKADASGSQKGAAERAVAVAVAVLHKHRPRGSSSDSEEGPHRRRDSGGTYGGDHIDFRGGTFNGPVTDRTDRTDRRR, from the coding sequence ATGAGTGTGCCGCAGACACAATCGACCGTTCTGGTCCTGACCGCGATCCCGGTCGAATACGCCGCGATGCGCGCGCACGTCAAGAAGCGGAAGGAGTTGGTGCACCGCGACGGCATCCGAGTCGAGACGGGCCAACTGCCCGGCTCTGCCTGGCAGGTTGCCATGGCTGAACTGGGCATGGGCGCCGAGCAGGCCGCCTCCCTCACCACCCAGCTCATCAACTGGCTGAGCCCCGAGGCCGTTCTCTTCGTCGGGGTCGCCGGCAGCCTCAAGCTCGACGTCGGCATCGGCGACGTCGTCGTGGGCACGGCGGTCTACGAGATCCACGGCGGCAAGCAGACACCTGAAGGTTTCCTCGTCCGCCCGAAGTCCCTCCCGAGCTCGCTCAAGCTGGAACAGGCGGCCCGTTCCGCGGTACGGGACATGCCCGAGGTCCAGGCGCACTTCATGCCGATCGCCACGGGGGATGTCGTCCTCGCGGACGCGGAGTCCGAGATCGCCCAGTTCCTCCGCCGGAACTACAACGACGCCGGCGCGATCGAGATGGAGGGCTCCGGGGCGCTCCAAGCGGCCCGCCTGAGCGGCCAGTTGGACGCACTCGTGATCCGGGGCATCAGCGACCGGGCGGATGCCCGCAAGCACAAGGCTGACGCGTCGGGTTCCCAGAAGGGGGCTGCCGAGCGGGCGGTGGCGGTCGCGGTCGCGGTGCTGCACAAGCACCGGCCCCGTGGGAGTTCCTCCGACTCCGAGGAGGGGCCCCATCGGCGGAGGGACAGTGGGGGGACGTACGGCGGAGATCACATCGACTTCAGGGGCGGTACCTTCAACGGCCCCGTCACCGACAGGACCGACAGGACCGACAGGCGACGGTAG
- a CDS encoding fumarate reductase/succinate dehydrogenase flavoprotein subunit, producing MTPYAEYPTGEPVVDSKAPRGPVNERWDTRRFEAKLVNPANRRKHTVIVVGTGLAGGAAGATLAEQGYHVVQLCYQDSPRRAHSIAAQGGINAAKNYRNDGDSIHRLFYDTVKGGDFRARESNVHRLAQISVEIIDQCVAQGVPFAREYGGLLDTRSFGGVQVSRTFYARGQTGQQLLLGAYQALSRQIAAGTIEMHPRTEMLDLIVVDGRARGIVARDLITGRIDTYFADAVVLASGGYGNVFYLSTNAMNSNATAIWRAHRRGAYFANPCFTQIHPTCIPRTGDHQSKLTLMSESLRNDGRIWVPKAKGDTRPANEIPEDERDYYLERIYPSFGNLVPRDIASRAAKNVCDEGRGVGPGGQGVYLDFADAITRMGRTAVEEKYGNLFDMYARITAEDPYTVPMRIYPAVHYTMGGLWVDYDLQTTIPGLFAIGEANFSDHGANRLGASALMQGLADGYFVLPSTINDYLARNPHQDAITGEHPSVQEVLAETEDRLSRLLAVDGDRTPDSFHREVGQLMWEFCGMARTDTGLHKALERIPQIREEFWRRIKVPGTGEEFNQSLEKANRVVDYLELAELMCLDALHRAESCGGHFREESQTPDGEAARRDEEFSYAAAWEFTATGDAPVLHKEDLVFEYVHPTQRSYA from the coding sequence ATGACCCCCTATGCCGAGTACCCGACCGGAGAGCCGGTCGTCGACAGCAAGGCCCCGCGGGGCCCGGTCAACGAGCGCTGGGACACCCGCCGCTTCGAGGCCAAGCTGGTCAACCCCGCCAACCGCCGCAAGCACACGGTGATCGTCGTCGGCACGGGCCTCGCGGGCGGCGCCGCCGGAGCCACCCTCGCCGAACAGGGCTACCACGTCGTCCAGCTCTGCTACCAGGACTCGCCCCGCCGCGCCCACTCGATCGCCGCACAGGGCGGCATCAACGCCGCGAAGAACTACCGCAACGACGGCGACTCGATCCACCGGCTGTTCTACGACACCGTCAAGGGCGGCGACTTCAGGGCGCGCGAGTCCAACGTCCACCGTCTGGCACAGATCTCGGTGGAGATCATCGACCAGTGCGTCGCGCAGGGCGTGCCCTTCGCCCGCGAGTACGGCGGCCTCCTCGACACCCGTTCCTTCGGCGGCGTCCAGGTCTCCCGCACCTTCTACGCCCGCGGCCAGACGGGCCAGCAGCTGCTGCTCGGCGCGTACCAGGCGCTGTCCCGGCAGATCGCGGCCGGCACCATCGAGATGCATCCGCGCACCGAGATGCTCGACCTGATCGTGGTCGACGGGCGGGCCCGCGGGATCGTCGCCCGCGACCTGATCACCGGTCGTATCGACACCTACTTCGCGGACGCGGTCGTACTCGCCTCCGGCGGCTACGGCAACGTCTTCTACCTGTCGACGAACGCCATGAACTCCAACGCCACCGCCATCTGGCGGGCGCACCGGCGCGGCGCCTACTTCGCCAACCCCTGCTTCACCCAGATCCACCCCACCTGCATTCCGCGCACCGGCGACCACCAGTCCAAGCTGACCCTGATGAGCGAGTCGCTGCGCAACGACGGCCGCATCTGGGTGCCCAAGGCCAAGGGCGACACCCGTCCGGCGAACGAGATCCCCGAGGACGAGCGCGACTACTACCTGGAGCGCATCTACCCCTCCTTCGGCAACCTCGTGCCCCGCGACATCGCCTCCCGCGCCGCCAAGAACGTCTGCGACGAGGGCAGGGGAGTGGGCCCCGGCGGTCAGGGCGTCTACCTGGACTTCGCCGACGCCATCACGCGCATGGGCCGCACGGCGGTCGAGGAGAAGTACGGCAACCTCTTCGACATGTACGCGCGGATCACCGCCGAGGACCCGTACACCGTGCCCATGCGGATCTACCCCGCCGTGCACTACACGATGGGCGGCCTGTGGGTCGACTACGACCTCCAGACCACTATCCCGGGCCTGTTCGCGATCGGCGAGGCCAACTTCTCCGACCACGGCGCGAACCGGCTCGGCGCCTCCGCCCTGATGCAGGGCCTCGCCGACGGCTACTTCGTGCTCCCGTCCACCATCAACGACTACCTCGCCCGCAACCCGCACCAGGACGCGATCACGGGTGAACACCCCTCCGTCCAGGAGGTGTTGGCCGAGACCGAGGACCGGCTCAGCAGGCTCCTCGCCGTCGACGGCGACCGCACCCCCGACTCCTTCCACCGAGAAGTCGGCCAGCTCATGTGGGAGTTCTGCGGCATGGCCCGCACGGACACCGGGCTGCACAAGGCACTTGAGCGCATCCCGCAGATCCGCGAGGAGTTCTGGCGGCGCATCAAGGTCCCCGGCACCGGCGAGGAGTTCAACCAGTCGCTGGAGAAGGCCAACCGCGTCGTCGACTACCTGGAGCTCGCCGAGCTCATGTGCCTCGACGCGCTGCACCGCGCCGAGTCCTGCGGCGGCCACTTCCGCGAGGAGTCCCAGACCCCGGACGGCGAAGCGGCCCGCAGGGACGAGGAGTTCTCGTACGCGGCCGCCTGGGAGTTCACCGCCACCGGCGACGCCCCCGTCCTGCACAAGGAAGACCTCGTCTTCGAGTACGTCCACCCCACTCAGCGGAGCTACGCATGA
- a CDS encoding succinate dehydrogenase/fumarate reductase iron-sulfur subunit yields the protein MKLTLRVWRQQNADAPGAMSTYDVDGISADMSFLEMLDTLNEELILKGEDPVAFDHDCREGICGACSLVINGDAHGPERTTSCQLHMRSFEDGDTIDVEPWRASAFPVVKDLVVDRSAFDRIIQAGGYITAPTGAAPEAHATPVPKPDADFAFEHAECIGCGACVAACPNGAAMLFTSAKVNHLNVLPQGVPERETRVLDMVAQMDEEGFGGCTLAGECATACPKGIPLVSITSMNKEWLRATRKAGRR from the coding sequence ATGAAGCTCACCCTGCGCGTCTGGCGGCAGCAGAACGCCGACGCCCCCGGCGCGATGTCCACGTACGACGTGGACGGCATCTCGGCCGACATGTCCTTCCTGGAGATGCTCGACACCCTCAACGAGGAGCTCATCCTCAAGGGCGAGGACCCCGTCGCCTTCGACCACGACTGCCGCGAGGGCATCTGCGGCGCCTGCTCGCTCGTCATCAACGGCGACGCACACGGGCCGGAGCGCACCACCTCCTGCCAGCTGCACATGCGGTCCTTTGAGGACGGCGACACCATCGACGTCGAGCCGTGGCGCGCCTCGGCCTTCCCGGTCGTCAAGGACCTCGTCGTCGACCGCTCCGCCTTCGACCGGATCATCCAGGCCGGCGGATACATCACCGCCCCGACCGGCGCCGCGCCCGAGGCCCACGCCACCCCGGTACCGAAGCCGGACGCCGACTTCGCCTTCGAGCACGCCGAGTGCATCGGCTGCGGCGCCTGCGTGGCCGCCTGCCCGAACGGCGCGGCGATGCTGTTCACCTCGGCGAAGGTCAACCACCTGAACGTGCTGCCGCAGGGCGTGCCCGAACGCGAGACCCGCGTCCTCGACATGGTCGCGCAGATGGACGAGGAGGGCTTCGGCGGCTGCACCCTCGCCGGCGAGTGCGCCACCGCCTGCCCCAAGGGAATTCCGCTGGTCTCCATCACCAGCATGAACAAGGAGTGGCTGCGCGCGACCCGCAAGGCGGGAAGGCGTTAG
- a CDS encoding lysophospholipid acyltransferase family protein: MATVPRAVLRLAAVMVTLLVGIALTPAVARISTVRRDPIIRAWCRTVVRAAGVRVRITGDAPPTGGLLLVANHISWLDIPLLAAVRPGRMLAKAEIRQWPLAGPLTARSGALFIERDRLRALPRTVARIADTLRDGAAVVVFPEGSTWCGRAQGHFRRAVFQAALDAGVPVQPVRLHYGLDDGGVSTAPAFVGSDSLLTSVWRVASARGLVAEVRVRPVLAPGSAPDRRALARAAETATGLGRGANMRGGAHF, translated from the coding sequence ATGGCCACGGTGCCGCGCGCCGTGCTGCGGCTGGCGGCGGTCATGGTCACGCTCCTCGTCGGGATCGCGCTGACCCCGGCCGTCGCCCGGATCTCCACCGTTCGCCGCGACCCGATCATCCGCGCGTGGTGCCGTACGGTCGTGCGGGCCGCCGGTGTCCGGGTCCGGATCACCGGCGACGCCCCGCCCACCGGGGGCCTGCTCCTGGTCGCCAACCACATCTCCTGGCTGGACATCCCGCTGCTCGCCGCCGTCCGCCCCGGCAGGATGCTCGCCAAGGCCGAGATCCGGCAGTGGCCCTTGGCGGGCCCGCTCACCGCGCGCAGCGGAGCACTGTTCATCGAGCGCGACCGGCTGCGGGCCCTGCCCAGGACCGTCGCCCGGATCGCGGACACCCTGCGCGACGGCGCCGCGGTCGTGGTCTTCCCCGAGGGGAGCACCTGGTGCGGCCGGGCCCAGGGCCACTTCCGGCGGGCCGTCTTCCAGGCCGCGCTCGACGCCGGTGTCCCCGTCCAGCCGGTGCGTCTGCACTACGGCCTCGACGACGGGGGCGTGAGCACCGCCCCCGCGTTCGTCGGCAGCGACTCGCTGCTCACCTCGGTGTGGCGGGTCGCCTCGGCGCGCGGGCTGGTGGCGGAGGTGCGGGTGCGGCCGGTGCTCGCGCCGGGCAGCGCACCCGACCGGCGCGCCCTCGCCCGGGCCGCCGAAACGGCCACCGGCCTGGGGCGGGGCGCGAATATGCGGGGAGGCGCACACTTCTGA
- a CDS encoding GNAT family N-acetyltransferase, translated as MTGVSTLSPPQPVAPTRYTVTLARDEADVRAAQRLRHDVFAGEMGALLATPQPGLDIDAFDAYCDHLLVRDTVTGQVVGTYRLLPPERAAVAGRLYSESEFDLGPLDAIRSGLVEVGRSCVHPDHRDGAVIGLIWAGIARYMVQGGHEWLAGCCSIPLADGGALAAGTWDRVRTKYLAPEEYRVRPLLPWSTEGVARPARTELPPLLRGYLRLGAWVCAEPAHDPDFGVADLYVLLSMRRVDPRYLRHFLSLIPAGGPAS; from the coding sequence ATGACCGGCGTATCCACCCTCAGCCCCCCGCAGCCCGTTGCCCCCACCCGCTACACCGTCACCCTCGCCCGCGACGAGGCCGACGTCCGAGCAGCCCAGCGGCTGCGCCACGACGTCTTCGCCGGCGAGATGGGCGCCCTGCTGGCCACGCCGCAGCCGGGCCTCGACATCGACGCCTTCGACGCCTACTGCGACCACCTGCTGGTCCGCGACACGGTCACCGGCCAGGTCGTCGGCACCTACCGGCTGCTGCCGCCCGAGCGGGCCGCGGTCGCCGGGCGGCTCTACTCGGAGAGCGAGTTCGACCTCGGCCCGCTCGACGCGATCCGCTCCGGGCTCGTCGAGGTCGGCCGCTCCTGCGTGCACCCCGACCACCGCGACGGCGCCGTCATCGGCCTGATCTGGGCCGGGATCGCCCGCTACATGGTGCAGGGCGGCCACGAGTGGCTCGCCGGCTGCTGCTCCATCCCGCTCGCCGACGGCGGGGCGCTCGCCGCGGGCACCTGGGACCGGGTGCGCACCAAATACCTGGCGCCCGAGGAGTACCGGGTACGTCCGCTGCTGCCCTGGAGCACCGAGGGCGTGGCCCGGCCCGCGCGCACCGAGCTGCCCCCGCTGCTGCGCGGCTACCTGCGCCTCGGCGCCTGGGTCTGCGCGGAGCCCGCGCACGACCCGGACTTCGGCGTCGCCGACCTGTACGTGTTGCTGTCGATGCGCCGGGTCGACCCGCGCTATCTGCGGCACTTCCTGTCGCTCATTCCGGCGGGCGGCCCGGCGTCATGA
- a CDS encoding succinate dehydrogenase, translating into MTRTVWDSSVGKKTVMAVSGLIMLLYLVVHMIGNLKIFFGAGEFNHYAHWLRTLGEPFLHYEWALWIIRVVLVVAVVAHATAAYQLSRRDIRARPSKYVHRKPRSSYATRTMRWGGIILGLFIVWHVLDLTTGTVHPDGFQAGHPYQNVIDTFSTWYGDVIYIVAMLALGLHIRHGFWSAAQTLGAGSRTRDRALKTIANVLALLLTAGFIAVPVGVMTGVVS; encoded by the coding sequence ATGACGCGCACCGTGTGGGACAGCTCGGTCGGCAAGAAGACGGTCATGGCCGTCAGCGGTCTGATCATGCTGCTCTACCTGGTCGTCCACATGATCGGAAACCTGAAGATCTTCTTCGGGGCCGGCGAGTTCAACCACTACGCGCACTGGCTGCGCACCCTCGGTGAGCCCTTCCTGCACTACGAGTGGGCCCTGTGGATCATCCGGGTGGTCCTGGTCGTCGCTGTCGTGGCGCATGCCACCGCCGCCTACCAGCTGAGCCGCCGCGACATCCGGGCGCGCCCCAGCAAGTACGTCCACAGGAAGCCGCGGTCGAGCTACGCGACGCGCACCATGCGCTGGGGCGGGATCATCCTCGGCCTGTTCATCGTCTGGCACGTCCTCGACCTGACGACCGGCACCGTGCACCCGGACGGCTTCCAGGCCGGACACCCGTACCAGAACGTCATCGACACCTTCTCGACCTGGTACGGCGACGTCATCTACATCGTCGCGATGCTCGCCCTCGGCCTGCACATCCGGCACGGCTTCTGGAGCGCAGCGCAGACCCTGGGCGCCGGCAGCCGCACCCGCGACCGCGCCCTCAAGACCATCGCCAACGTCCTCGCGTTGCTGCTCACGGCCGGCTTCATCGCCGTACCCGTGGGCGTCATGACCGGAGTGGTGAGCTGA